A genome region from Chryseobacterium sp. G0186 includes the following:
- a CDS encoding ATP-dependent DNA ligase: MKHFADLINALETTNKTNAKIDAIIDYLERSPDEDKLWFIALFTGKRPKRNVNTNYMKEWALEITGLPLWLFQESYSSVGDLGETLSLILPPPQIKIEQSLSQWMNSIVDLKDKTEAEKKEFVLNSWNGLDYTERLIFNKLIGGSFRIGVSDKTLINALVKFSGQESSTLMHSLMGKWLPNEVSFKELISAENINPDNSKPYPFCLAYPLEKELENLGKPDEWLVEYKWDGIRGQIIRRNDEVFIWSRGEELVTEQFPEITETVKAMNGNFVIDGEILAVSEGKVLNFNELQKRLNRKTLTKKMLSEIPIEVYAYDLLELEDNDLREKPISARRAMLEELLLNETPPNIQLSPHIQYKEWEELNLIRENSRSVNSEGLMLKQKNSPYHSGRKKGDWWKWKINPFTIDAVLIYAQKGSGRRSAYYTDYTFAVKKGDQLVTIAKAYSGLTDKEIMEVSKFVTKNAREKFGPVRTVKAELVFEIAFEGIGFSNRHKSGVALRFPRIVRWRKDKTVDEIDDLEEIKKLIQ, translated from the coding sequence ATGAAACACTTTGCAGACCTTATCAATGCTTTGGAAACAACCAATAAAACCAATGCCAAGATTGATGCTATTATTGATTATCTGGAACGCAGTCCGGATGAAGATAAACTATGGTTTATTGCTTTGTTCACGGGAAAAAGACCCAAAAGAAATGTCAATACCAATTACATGAAGGAATGGGCATTGGAAATCACGGGTCTTCCACTTTGGCTGTTTCAGGAAAGCTATTCATCTGTAGGAGACCTGGGAGAAACCCTCTCATTAATTCTTCCGCCTCCCCAGATAAAAATTGAACAGAGTTTATCGCAATGGATGAACAGTATTGTTGATTTAAAGGATAAAACAGAAGCTGAAAAAAAAGAATTTGTGCTAAACTCCTGGAATGGCCTTGATTATACAGAACGTTTGATTTTCAATAAATTAATTGGCGGAAGTTTCCGGATTGGGGTTTCTGATAAAACACTGATCAATGCCTTGGTAAAATTCTCAGGACAGGAATCCAGTACATTAATGCACAGTCTGATGGGAAAATGGCTTCCCAATGAAGTCTCCTTTAAAGAATTAATTTCAGCAGAAAATATAAACCCGGATAATTCAAAACCCTATCCTTTCTGCCTTGCCTATCCGTTGGAAAAAGAGCTTGAGAATTTAGGCAAACCGGATGAATGGCTTGTAGAATATAAATGGGATGGCATCCGTGGTCAGATCATCCGTAGAAATGATGAAGTCTTCATTTGGTCGAGAGGAGAAGAATTGGTCACAGAACAATTTCCTGAGATCACAGAGACCGTAAAAGCCATGAATGGAAACTTTGTTATAGATGGAGAAATACTTGCGGTAAGCGAGGGTAAAGTTTTAAATTTTAATGAATTACAGAAAAGGTTAAACAGGAAAACTTTAACTAAGAAAATGCTCTCAGAAATACCTATCGAAGTATATGCTTACGATTTACTGGAGCTTGAAGATAATGATTTGAGAGAGAAGCCAATTTCAGCAAGAAGAGCAATGCTGGAGGAATTATTACTCAATGAAACCCCTCCAAACATTCAGCTTTCTCCCCACATTCAATATAAAGAATGGGAAGAGCTAAACCTGATTCGGGAGAATTCAAGAAGTGTCAACAGTGAAGGATTAATGCTGAAACAGAAAAATTCACCTTATCATTCCGGAAGAAAAAAAGGAGATTGGTGGAAATGGAAAATCAACCCTTTTACAATTGATGCTGTCTTAATTTATGCACAAAAAGGAAGTGGCAGACGGAGTGCTTATTATACTGATTATACTTTCGCCGTGAAAAAAGGAGACCAGTTGGTAACCATTGCAAAAGCTTATTCAGGCCTAACGGATAAGGAAATTATGGAGGTAAGCAAATTTGTGACTAAAAATGCAAGGGAAAAATTTGGCCCGGTACGAACAGTAAAAGCTGAGCTTGTCTTTGAAATTGCCTTTGAGGGAATTGGGTTCAGCAACCGTCACAAAAGCGGCGTAGCCCTTAGGTTTCCAAGAATTGTAAGGTGGCGAAAAGACAAGACTGTAGATGAAATTGATGATCTTGAAGAAATAAAAAAATTAATACAATAA
- a CDS encoding ligase-associated DNA damage response exonuclease: MKLITFTRKGIYCPQGNFYIDPWRPVDMAIITHGHADHARWGMKKYLCHHFTKPILYQRISKDIECQSLEYGETININGVKVSFHPAGHIIGSAQIRLEYKGYVTVVSGDYKVQDDGLSTPFELVKCNEFVTESTFGLPIYNWLEVSDLNKKLQNWVLKNKENNKTSVFIGYSLGKAQRIMKAVEGLGKIYVHYSIGKLNESFETVGINLPEYTIADFKECPKEMEHEIVIVPPALLDSSIIKKIPDPATAICSGWMQVRGARRWRSADAGFAMSDHADWKGLLQTVKATEAEMVHVTHGQTEVFSKYLNEIGVHADVVETQFGEDEEDTEKETIENKEP; encoded by the coding sequence TTGAAGTTAATCACATTTACAAGAAAAGGAATATACTGTCCACAGGGGAATTTCTACATTGACCCCTGGCGTCCTGTGGATATGGCTATCATCACTCACGGACATGCAGATCATGCCCGTTGGGGAATGAAAAAATACCTATGTCATCATTTCACCAAACCTATTCTCTATCAAAGAATTAGTAAAGATATAGAATGTCAGTCGTTAGAATATGGAGAGACCATAAATATCAACGGAGTAAAGGTTTCTTTTCATCCTGCAGGTCATATTATTGGTTCTGCCCAGATACGCCTGGAATATAAAGGGTATGTAACTGTAGTTTCCGGAGATTATAAGGTACAGGACGATGGATTAAGTACCCCTTTCGAATTGGTAAAGTGCAATGAATTTGTAACTGAAAGTACCTTTGGGCTGCCTATTTATAACTGGCTGGAAGTTTCAGATCTGAATAAAAAGCTTCAAAACTGGGTATTAAAAAACAAAGAAAACAATAAAACTTCAGTGTTTATCGGATATTCTCTTGGGAAAGCTCAGCGTATTATGAAAGCAGTCGAGGGACTTGGAAAAATATATGTTCACTATTCCATCGGAAAGTTAAATGAATCTTTTGAGACGGTAGGAATTAATCTTCCTGAGTATACCATTGCAGATTTTAAAGAATGTCCAAAAGAAATGGAACATGAAATAGTCATTGTTCCGCCGGCTTTACTGGATAGCAGTATCATTAAGAAAATTCCGGATCCTGCCACAGCAATATGTTCCGGTTGGATGCAGGTACGAGGTGCCAGAAGATGGCGAAGTGCAGATGCAGGGTTTGCCATGAGTGATCATGCAGACTGGAAAGGGCTGTTACAGACTGTAAAAGCTACCGAAGCAGAAATGGTGCATGTAACCCATGGCCAGACAGAAGTATTTTCGAAATACCTGAATGAAATCGGTGTTCATGCAGACGTTGTGGAAACCCAGTTTGGTGAAGATGAAGAAGATACAGAAAAGGAAACCATTGAAAATAAGGAACCATGA
- a CDS encoding IS3 family transposase (programmed frameshift) → MKKSKYSELQVFGILKEQEQGKSVIEICRNHGITQGTFYRWKSKYSGMESSDIQKMRELESENSKLKKLYAERCLEIEALKDVLSKKLVKPSGLREIVNFIRHTYNLSERKSCLAIGISRRSYRYKSKKNDDELIFVLTQISEEHPGYGFWKLYHKIRNLGYGWNHKRVHRVYVALKMSIRRRIRKRLPSRIKENIQIPLRSDECWSMDFMSDSLYDGRRFRILNIADDYNRELLSMEVDTSITSARVVRVLDQLKQQGRKPQRIRVDNGPEFISKTLQLWAQENKVHIQYIQPGKPTQNSLIERLNKSCRDELLNMYVFKNLQDAEEKANQWWIEYNYNRPHEALGNISPKEYKYKMKQSII, encoded by the exons ATGAAAAAGAGTAAATATTCGGAACTCCAGGTTTTTGGAATCTTAAAAGAACAGGAACAGGGAAAGAGTGTTATTGAAATTTGTCGCAATCATGGCATTACGCAAGGAACTTTCTATCGTTGGAAGAGCAAATATTCGGGTATGGAAAGTTCAGATATTCAAAAGATGCGAGAATTAGAATCAGAAAACTCAAAACTTAAGAAACTTTATGCAGAACGCTGTTTAGAGATTGAAGCCTTAAAGGATGTTTTGTCAAAAAAGT TGGTAAAGCCTTCTGGTTTACGTGAAATTGTCAACTTTATCCGTCATACCTACAATTTAAGTGAAAGGAAAAGTTGTTTAGCAATTGGTATCAGCAGGCGTAGTTATCGTTATAAGAGCAAGAAAAATGATGATGAATTAATCTTCGTCTTAACGCAAATCTCGGAAGAACATCCTGGTTACGGATTTTGGAAGCTCTATCATAAGATTCGGAATTTAGGCTATGGCTGGAATCATAAACGAGTTCACAGGGTTTATGTAGCCTTAAAAATGAGTATCCGCAGAAGGATAAGAAAAAGGTTACCCAGCCGTATTAAAGAGAATATCCAGATTCCTTTGAGGTCTGATGAATGCTGGAGTATGGATTTTATGAGCGATAGTTTATATGATGGGAGAAGGTTCAGGATATTAAATATTGCTGATGACTATAATCGGGAATTACTTTCTATGGAAGTTGATACCAGTATTACTTCTGCAAGAGTTGTAAGGGTTTTGGATCAGTTAAAACAGCAGGGGCGGAAACCACAACGAATACGGGTAGATAATGGCCCTGAATTTATCTCCAAAACTCTTCAGTTGTGGGCGCAGGAAAATAAGGTGCATATTCAATACATACAGCCAGGAAAGCCAACACAGAACAGCCTTATTGAAAGGCTGAATAAAAGCTGTAGAGATGAACTTCTTAATATGTATGTTTTTAAGAACTTGCAGGATGCAGAAGAAAAAGCAAATCAATGGTGGATAGAATATAATTACAACAGACCACATGAAGCACTAGGAAATATAAGCCCTAAAGAGTATAAGTATAAAATGAAACAATCTATCATTTAG
- a CDS encoding SDR family oxidoreductase: protein MENKENVALVVGATGITGSNLAEELIAQGWITYGLSRNPNSNISGLRSIKADLLNEQSLMDALNEISPTHIYFTTWMRNDTEEENIRVNSMLVRNLLNVLSPKKSVKHVALVTGLKHYLGPFDAYVKQGILPETPVREEHPRLSLPNFYYAQEDEVYKASERDGFTWSIHRPHTVIGYAVGNLMNMGTTLALYASICKETGRKFIWPGSEAQWNGISDVTDAKVLAKQLVWASTTEAAKNQAFNITNGDVFRWKWLWKRLADWFGIEAEGFNESIKPLEKELENDQPIWKEIAKKYNLKEENLERLSSAWHTDLDLGRPLEVMCDMSGSRKSGFTNYQSTEDSFIELFQRLKAEKIIP from the coding sequence ATGGAAAATAAAGAAAATGTCGCATTGGTTGTGGGCGCCACCGGAATTACAGGAAGTAATCTTGCCGAAGAATTGATTGCACAGGGCTGGATCACCTATGGGCTATCCAGAAATCCCAATTCCAACATCTCAGGTCTTCGTTCAATAAAGGCAGATTTACTGAATGAACAGAGCCTGATGGATGCATTGAATGAAATCTCCCCTACTCATATTTACTTCACAACATGGATGCGGAATGATACGGAAGAAGAAAATATCAGGGTAAACAGCATGCTTGTAAGAAATCTTCTGAATGTATTATCACCAAAAAAATCAGTGAAGCATGTTGCGCTGGTAACAGGATTAAAGCATTATCTGGGGCCTTTTGATGCCTATGTTAAACAAGGGATTTTACCTGAAACACCTGTCAGAGAAGAACACCCAAGACTTTCTTTGCCCAATTTCTATTATGCTCAGGAAGATGAAGTCTATAAAGCCTCTGAAAGAGACGGTTTTACATGGAGTATCCACAGACCTCATACGGTGATAGGATATGCAGTGGGCAATCTGATGAACATGGGAACAACCCTTGCTCTATATGCCAGCATTTGCAAGGAAACAGGCAGAAAATTCATATGGCCAGGCTCTGAAGCGCAATGGAATGGAATTTCGGATGTAACGGATGCAAAAGTATTGGCAAAACAGCTGGTATGGGCATCTACAACAGAAGCTGCGAAAAACCAGGCTTTCAATATAACCAATGGAGATGTATTCCGATGGAAATGGCTTTGGAAAAGATTGGCTGACTGGTTTGGAATTGAAGCCGAGGGTTTTAATGAAAGTATAAAACCTCTTGAAAAGGAATTGGAAAACGATCAACCAATCTGGAAAGAAATAGCAAAGAAATACAACCTGAAAGAAGAAAACCTTGAAAGACTATCCTCCGCATGGCATACAGACCTTGATCTCGGAAGACCGCTTGAAGTGATGTGCGATATGTCAGGAAGCAGAAAATCGGGGTTCACGAATTATCAAAGTACAGAGGACTCATTTATTGAACTGTTTCAGCGTCTGAAAGCTGAAAAGATTATTCCTTAG
- a CDS encoding Crp/Fnr family transcriptional regulator codes for MITLDKYEDMLLEIPVMERYFRILYQNSLVTKDYRLIVSNSYTAEEKYLQLAEKNPEMIKRVPHNLIASYLGLAPETVSRIRKKNALRNT; via the coding sequence ATGATTACTTTAGATAAGTATGAAGACATGTTGCTGGAAATTCCTGTAATGGAGCGTTATTTCAGGATTCTTTATCAAAACAGTCTGGTTACAAAGGATTACAGACTTATTGTTTCCAATAGTTATACTGCAGAGGAAAAATACCTGCAATTAGCCGAAAAAAATCCTGAAATGATCAAAAGAGTTCCTCATAACCTTATTGCTTCTTATTTGGGCCTAGCTCCTGAAACGGTAAGCAGGATCCGTAAGAAAAATGCTCTTCGAAATACTTGA
- a CDS encoding Crp/Fnr family transcriptional regulator translates to MFDILLSHIQNKVAITDEQKKQVQSFFMVKKLRKKQYLLQEGEICKCLSFVSKGLLKSYFLDEKGNEHINMFAFEGW, encoded by the coding sequence ATGTTTGATATCCTGCTTTCCCATATTCAGAATAAAGTAGCAATCACCGATGAACAGAAAAAACAGGTTCAGTCTTTTTTTATGGTAAAAAAACTTCGTAAAAAGCAATACCTGCTACAAGAGGGAGAGATCTGTAAATGTCTGTCTTTTGTGAGTAAAGGCTTGCTGAAATCTTATTTCCTGGATGAAAAGGGCAATGAGCATATCAATATGTTTGCTTTCGAAGGCTGGTAG
- a CDS encoding PPC domain-containing DNA-binding protein, with protein MKNQSNIVEALTDFIKTQHILSGEVTGIGAVDEATLQFFVPSAKKYVDKTFQEQMEVSNISGNVAVIDGESTLHLHITLGREDYTALAGHLLEARIHGAGEFIFYPLNTRVVKTKDHKTGINLYDFEK; from the coding sequence GTGAAGAATCAATCCAATATCGTTGAAGCACTTACAGATTTTATTAAAACCCAACATATCCTATCGGGAGAAGTTACCGGAATTGGAGCCGTAGATGAAGCCACCTTGCAGTTTTTTGTTCCATCTGCTAAAAAATATGTTGATAAAACATTTCAAGAACAGATGGAAGTATCCAATATCTCAGGAAATGTTGCTGTGATAGATGGTGAATCCACGTTGCATTTACATATTACCCTAGGAAGAGAAGACTATACTGCGCTGGCAGGTCATCTTTTGGAGGCAAGAATTCATGGCGCAGGAGAATTTATATTTTATCCTCTCAATACCAGGGTTGTAAAAACCAAGGATCATAAAACAGGGATCAATCTCTATGATTTTGAAAAATAA
- a CDS encoding CatA-like O-acetyltransferase, whose product MKIVDIESWNRKEHFNFFSNMASPYFGFTTEVDCTKAYDKAKENGYSFFAYYFHKSMVAINTVDELKLRVIDGQVVQFDTVHAGSTIGRPDGTFGFSFTPFSEDFEVFNAALQEEIKGVHETSGLRLNNERLGKDHVRHTTIPWNSFSAILHPTDFNTSETIPKIAFGRFNIREGKKYLPVSIEAHHGLADGIHIAKYLAEFQRQLDL is encoded by the coding sequence ATGAAGATTGTAGATATTGAAAGCTGGAACAGAAAGGAACATTTTAATTTTTTCTCTAATATGGCAAGCCCTTATTTTGGTTTTACAACCGAAGTGGATTGTACGAAGGCTTATGATAAAGCTAAGGAAAATGGCTACTCTTTCTTTGCCTATTACTTTCATAAATCGATGGTTGCCATCAATACAGTTGATGAGCTAAAGCTTAGAGTTATTGATGGACAGGTTGTTCAGTTTGACACCGTTCATGCAGGAAGCACCATTGGCAGACCGGATGGAACCTTTGGCTTTTCATTTACCCCTTTCTCTGAGGATTTTGAAGTGTTCAATGCTGCATTACAGGAAGAAATAAAAGGAGTTCATGAGACTTCAGGTTTGAGATTAAACAACGAAAGACTGGGAAAGGATCATGTGAGACATACTACCATTCCCTGGAATTCCTTTAGTGCCATTCTTCATCCTACAGATTTTAATACTTCGGAAACAATTCCTAAAATAGCGTTTGGAAGATTCAATATCCGTGAAGGGAAAAAGTATCTTCCGGTTTCTATTGAAGCTCACCACGGATTGGCTGACGGAATTCACATTGCAAAATATCTGGCAGAATTTCAAAGACAGCTTGATTTGTAA
- a CDS encoding helix-turn-helix transcriptional regulator: MKNRKPEPDLEDLNHKILVQDEIIALAKANSPRLLNKFRLVYPDFFRKLSAIHPGLKNSEQIFCIYLKLNMTTKEIATCIFVTPKAIQNRKNRIRKKLNIPSELDIYKWFNEI, translated from the coding sequence ATGAAAAATAGAAAACCTGAACCCGATTTAGAAGATTTGAATCATAAGATTCTTGTACAAGATGAAATCATAGCATTAGCCAAGGCTAATTCTCCCCGTTTACTGAATAAGTTCAGATTGGTCTATCCTGATTTTTTTAGAAAATTATCTGCCATACATCCCGGGCTAAAAAATTCTGAACAGATCTTTTGTATTTATCTTAAGTTGAATATGACGACAAAGGAAATAGCGACCTGTATCTTTGTGACACCAAAAGCAATACAAAATAGGAAAAACAGAATCCGAAAAAAGCTCAATATTCCCTCTGAATTAGATATTTATAAATGGTTTAATGAAATTTAA
- a CDS encoding MBL fold metallo-hydrolase, which yields MKIIPLKEGNFSASKTKDFTLLTDENFDTITGIKMSVQPFLIITENDYILLDAGIGWKNEDGKSVVSEILAKENINPEQITKLLLSHLHKDHIEGAVKLTDNGYEPVFPNAEIYIQKRELDFAMENKGNPSFDFEILEKLIQLPGIVWMNEDKGQINDEISYEVVGGHTPFMQVFWIRENGETVFYGADDLPQASYLKYHLAYKSDFDGRKAMELRLQWEKEATENHWKVLLYHDLEKDIVEF from the coding sequence ATGAAGATCATTCCACTTAAAGAAGGTAATTTTTCAGCCAGCAAAACCAAGGATTTTACTTTATTAACAGATGAAAATTTTGATACCATCACCGGAATTAAAATGTCTGTGCAGCCTTTTCTTATTATTACAGAAAACGATTATATTCTTTTGGATGCCGGTATTGGTTGGAAAAATGAAGATGGAAAATCTGTGGTTTCCGAAATTCTTGCAAAAGAAAATATTAATCCGGAACAGATTACAAAATTACTTCTCTCCCACCTTCATAAAGATCATATTGAAGGGGCTGTAAAGCTTACTGATAATGGCTACGAACCTGTTTTCCCAAATGCAGAGATTTATATTCAAAAGCGTGAACTGGACTTTGCTATGGAAAATAAAGGAAACCCTTCCTTTGATTTTGAAATCCTTGAAAAATTGATACAACTGCCCGGTATTGTGTGGATGAATGAAGATAAGGGACAGATTAATGATGAAATTTCCTATGAAGTAGTGGGTGGCCATACACCCTTTATGCAGGTTTTCTGGATCAGAGAAAATGGAGAAACAGTTTTCTATGGTGCTGATGATCTTCCACAGGCCTCTTATCTGAAGTACCATTTGGCCTATAAAAGTGATTTTGATGGCAGAAAAGCAATGGAATTAAGACTTCAATGGGAAAAGGAAGCAACGGAAAACCACTGGAAAGTATTGCTTTACCATGATCTAGAAAAGGACATTGTGGAGTTTTAA
- a CDS encoding NUDIX hydrolase → MDYMDSKEQILQKSAEAKEIFLPHISADPVIFGFDQNELKVLLVRMNYRKQWLLPGGFIRKDEDLDEGVLRVLKSRAGVTNVFLEEFAVFGRKNRSELYFEDFDETLFQKQRFISIGYYALYNSAEIDPVMDDVSEACEWVYLRDLHEIELAMDHREIIEKALLTLREKISYKPIGYNLLPEKFTLSELQKLYEAILGKELNRGNFYRKIRNLGILKKLDEQRRGGAHKSPDLYSFDEENYVKALESGLNNW, encoded by the coding sequence ATGGATTATATGGATTCTAAGGAACAGATTTTACAGAAGTCTGCCGAAGCAAAAGAAATTTTTCTTCCTCACATTTCAGCTGACCCGGTTATTTTTGGTTTTGATCAGAATGAACTGAAGGTTTTGCTGGTAAGGATGAATTACAGGAAACAATGGCTTCTTCCCGGAGGTTTTATAAGAAAAGATGAAGATCTGGATGAAGGAGTACTCAGGGTTTTAAAATCCAGGGCCGGTGTTACCAATGTTTTTCTTGAGGAATTTGCCGTTTTTGGAAGAAAAAACAGAAGTGAACTTTATTTTGAGGATTTTGATGAAACCTTATTCCAGAAACAACGTTTTATTTCTATTGGATACTATGCCTTATACAATTCCGCAGAAATTGATCCTGTGATGGATGACGTAAGTGAAGCCTGTGAGTGGGTTTATTTAAGAGACCTTCATGAGATTGAACTGGCCATGGATCATCGGGAGATTATTGAAAAAGCTCTTCTTACGCTACGGGAAAAAATTTCATATAAACCCATAGGATACAATTTGTTACCTGAAAAATTCACCCTTTCAGAATTGCAAAAGTTATATGAAGCAATATTGGGAAAAGAGCTGAATCGTGGAAATTTTTACCGGAAAATCAGAAATCTGGGGATTTTAAAAAAGCTTGATGAGCAAAGACGTGGAGGTGCCCACAAATCTCCGGATTTGTATTCTTTTGATGAAGAAAACTATGTAAAAGCTTTGGAAAGCGGATTAAACAACTGGTAA
- a CDS encoding MFS transporter: protein MQVSSTNNISRTVVWLMAIISGLVVANNYYNQPLLALISEDLHVSEAAASKISVLTQIGYALGLLLIVPLGDKFFRKKLILIDLFLVFGSLLWMTFANQLWMLYAASLLIGATSVIPQLFVPIAAELSSDKEKSANIGLVMSGLLLGILLSRFIGGIVGEVWGWRAMFGIAAGLMIIVWLAVYKMLPELQPNFKGTYTELMRSVAHLAKTQPILQLASFRGAMAFGSMCALFTTLVFHMEKPPFNAGSSVVGSFGLAGAVGALAAAKVGNLQRYLDINRIILYSLLILIGSWGFTYFAGETYWGLIVGVILVDLGVQSSHIMNQTNYFLIKSNAVNRLNTVYMVSYFIGGSLGTWLASLAWQKAQWTGVCLVGTVFGVLALIAHILFCNKVNKA, encoded by the coding sequence ATGCAGGTAAGCTCTACCAACAATATTTCCCGGACTGTAGTCTGGTTAATGGCTATTATTTCAGGACTTGTTGTTGCCAACAATTATTATAACCAGCCATTACTGGCCCTTATTTCAGAAGACCTTCACGTATCTGAAGCTGCAGCAAGTAAAATCTCTGTGCTTACCCAAATTGGTTATGCTCTGGGCTTATTATTAATTGTACCGCTTGGAGATAAGTTTTTCCGCAAAAAATTAATCCTGATTGATTTGTTTCTTGTTTTTGGTTCCCTGCTTTGGATGACCTTTGCCAATCAGTTATGGATGCTGTATGCTGCCAGTTTATTGATTGGAGCAACTTCCGTAATTCCTCAGTTGTTTGTTCCTATTGCTGCTGAGCTTTCATCAGATAAGGAAAAATCGGCCAACATCGGTCTGGTAATGTCCGGACTTTTATTGGGAATTCTTCTTTCGCGCTTCATTGGAGGCATTGTAGGAGAAGTCTGGGGATGGAGAGCTATGTTTGGTATTGCAGCAGGGTTAATGATTATAGTGTGGCTGGCTGTATATAAGATGCTTCCTGAATTGCAGCCCAATTTCAAGGGTACTTACACTGAACTGATGCGTTCTGTGGCCCATCTTGCGAAAACACAGCCTATTCTTCAGCTGGCTTCATTCCGTGGAGCAATGGCTTTTGGATCTATGTGTGCCTTATTTACAACATTGGTTTTTCATATGGAAAAGCCTCCTTTTAATGCCGGTTCATCTGTTGTGGGGAGCTTTGGATTGGCAGGTGCTGTAGGTGCTTTGGCGGCGGCAAAAGTTGGAAATCTGCAAAGATATTTAGACATCAACCGTATTATACTGTATTCACTCCTGATTCTTATTGGAAGCTGGGGATTCACTTATTTTGCCGGAGAAACTTATTGGGGATTGATAGTAGGGGTTATTCTTGTTGATCTTGGTGTACAATCGAGTCATATCATGAATCAGACCAATTATTTTTTAATCAAATCGAATGCTGTCAACAGATTAAATACAGTTTATATGGTTTCTTATTTCATTGGGGGTTCATTGGGAACCTGGCTGGCTTCTTTGGCGTGGCAGAAAGCACAATGGACCGGAGTATGTTTGGTAGGAACCGTATTTGGAGTATTGGCTCTCATTGCTCATATTCTGTTTTGTAATAAGGTGAATAAGGCTTAA
- a CDS encoding winged helix-turn-helix transcriptional regulator: MGKIKENSTNNINRQYIHECDLTYAVCKIGGRWKLLILDKLKDGKLRFSELRKAILGITERMLTLQLRELEKEGLVKRTVHAEVPPRVDYELTDIARELIPIWNVLSEWGGKHREMIQGQVVSEE, translated from the coding sequence ATGGGAAAAATAAAAGAAAACTCAACGAATAACATCAACAGACAATATATCCATGAATGTGATCTGACCTACGCTGTATGTAAGATCGGAGGCAGATGGAAATTGCTTATTCTGGACAAACTTAAGGATGGGAAACTGCGTTTCAGCGAACTGAGAAAGGCTATTTTGGGAATTACGGAACGAATGCTCACACTTCAATTGAGAGAACTGGAAAAAGAAGGTCTGGTTAAAAGAACGGTACACGCAGAAGTTCCTCCAAGGGTAGATTATGAACTTACAGATATCGCAAGAGAACTTATTCCGATATGGAATGTATTAAGCGAATGGGGAGGAAAACACAGAGAAATGATTCAGGGGCAGGTTGTTTCCGAAGAATAA